Proteins encoded within one genomic window of Candidatus Brevundimonas colombiensis:
- a CDS encoding EF-hand domain-containing protein, whose product MRKTFLTGLGAIALAVSAGAATAQTPPAPPAGAPAPHHARGEPNRQITRAEFVDARVARLTALDTNRDGTISVEERQAAMQARRAAHADARFAKLDANGDGSISRAEFDAGHAARPDRGPHVQPAGAREGRRGGPRHAMRGPGRDGRERGPVVISEVAAKLGERFDKMDADHDGVISPAERRAAMTAHRAERQARRAQRQAGRPAPQAASPAPASE is encoded by the coding sequence ATGAGAAAGACCTTTCTGACCGGCCTGGGCGCCATCGCTCTGGCTGTCAGCGCCGGCGCCGCGACGGCTCAAACCCCGCCTGCGCCGCCGGCCGGGGCGCCTGCGCCGCATCACGCGAGGGGCGAGCCGAACCGCCAGATCACCCGCGCCGAGTTCGTCGATGCGCGTGTCGCCCGCCTGACGGCCCTGGATACGAACCGCGACGGGACGATCAGCGTCGAGGAACGCCAAGCGGCGATGCAGGCCCGGCGCGCGGCACATGCTGACGCACGCTTCGCCAAGCTGGACGCCAATGGCGACGGCTCCATCAGCCGCGCCGAGTTCGACGCCGGCCACGCCGCGCGTCCCGATCGCGGCCCGCACGTCCAACCCGCCGGCGCCCGCGAAGGTCGTCGCGGCGGTCCGCGTCACGCCATGCGCGGTCCCGGTCGTGACGGTCGCGAACGCGGTCCGGTGGTGATCTCGGAGGTCGCCGCCAAATTGGGCGAACGGTTCGACAAGATGGACGCGGACCACGACGGCGTGATCTCGCCCGCCGAGCGCCGCGCCGCCATGACCGCCCACCGCGCGGAACGTCAGGCCCGCCGTGCCCAGCGTCAGGCCGGGCGTCCGGCGCCACAAGCCGCTAGCCCGGCTCCGGCTTCGGAGTAA
- a CDS encoding RNA polymerase sigma factor: MVAIVDPDEDLVRRVGQGDPAASQALVARKLPRILALAQRMLGDAVEAEDVAQEAMLRAWRQAPKWRPGQARFDTWLHRVALNLCYDRLRRRREIPTDAPPDRPDEGPAPDRGLLAAETGARVTAALKRLPDRQREAIVLCHYQELSNIEAAALMEISVEALESLLSRARRALRQALSDMAPVGATKGDGR; the protein is encoded by the coding sequence TTGGTCGCGATCGTCGACCCCGACGAGGATCTGGTGCGCCGCGTGGGTCAGGGCGACCCGGCGGCGTCGCAGGCGTTGGTCGCGCGCAAGCTGCCGCGCATCCTGGCCCTGGCGCAGCGGATGCTGGGCGACGCTGTCGAGGCCGAGGATGTGGCGCAGGAGGCCATGCTGAGGGCGTGGCGACAGGCCCCGAAATGGCGGCCGGGCCAGGCGCGGTTCGACACCTGGCTGCACCGGGTGGCGCTGAACCTCTGTTACGACCGGCTGAGGCGTCGTCGCGAAATCCCGACCGATGCGCCGCCGGATCGGCCGGACGAAGGACCGGCGCCGGATCGGGGACTTCTGGCCGCCGAGACCGGCGCGCGGGTGACGGCGGCCCTGAAGCGGCTGCCGGACCGCCAGCGCGAGGCCATCGTGCTGTGCCATTATCAGGAGCTGTCCAATATCGAGGCGGCCGCCCTGATGGAGATCAGCGTCGAGGCGCTGGAGAGTTTGTTGTCGCGCGCTCGTCGCGCATTGCGTCAGGCGCTTTCGGATATGGCGCCGGTGGGCGCGACTAAGGGAGACGGACGATGA
- a CDS encoding periplasmic heavy metal sensor: MTNKTLKIALAVSVALNLFAVAGGVTYIVGRDKIERRIEEQRRGGREGPLADVLAGLDPAVRQRVRATLRETALTARPDFEAARAARREAIAVAGQPTLDAPRVQALLEQSRDAEMRGRQRLERGAVALLATLTPEERKAMTPLLQRKGGARRDAARHDGPEARSPETRTQDGAAPARIDHSAR; encoded by the coding sequence ATGACGAACAAGACGCTGAAGATCGCCCTGGCCGTGTCGGTGGCGCTGAACCTGTTCGCCGTGGCGGGGGGCGTGACCTATATCGTCGGCCGCGACAAGATCGAACGCCGGATCGAGGAGCAGCGCCGGGGCGGCCGCGAAGGGCCGTTGGCCGATGTGCTGGCCGGGCTGGACCCCGCCGTGCGCCAGCGCGTGCGCGCGACCCTGCGTGAAACCGCCCTGACGGCCCGGCCCGATTTCGAGGCGGCGCGGGCGGCGCGACGCGAGGCCATCGCCGTCGCCGGTCAGCCGACGCTGGACGCGCCGCGTGTCCAGGCTTTGCTGGAGCAGTCCCGCGACGCCGAGATGCGCGGCCGCCAGCGGTTGGAGAGGGGGGCGGTGGCGCTGCTGGCGACCCTGACGCCCGAAGAACGCAAGGCGATGACGCCCCTGCTGCAGCGCAAGGGCGGCGCCCGTCGCGACGCCGCGCGTCACGACGGTCCCGAAGCGCGCAGCCCCGAAACGCGCACCCAGGACGGCGCCGCCCCGGCCCGAATCGACCATTCCGCCCGCTGA
- a CDS encoding bifunctional 4-hydroxy-2-oxoglutarate aldolase/2-dehydro-3-deoxy-phosphogluconate aldolase, protein MAHDRVSVLQALETQGVCPVFYHPDPEVSLNVIRACARGGAPVVEFTNRGDFACDLFGEINRELIRTDPHIVLGIGSVVDSGTAALYLNRGARFVVSPCLVPDVAKVCNRRMVAYFPGCGSVTDIGEAHELGCDIVKLFPGSSVGGPDFVKAVKGPMPWVKIMPTGGVDPDEGSIAKWFGAGIVAAGMGSKLVTDAAVKAGDWTAIETSVRAAVDAVAAFRAKAA, encoded by the coding sequence ATGGCCCACGATCGCGTCAGCGTGCTTCAGGCGCTTGAGACCCAGGGCGTCTGCCCCGTCTTCTATCATCCCGATCCCGAGGTCAGCCTGAACGTCATCCGGGCCTGCGCGCGCGGGGGCGCGCCGGTGGTGGAGTTCACCAATCGCGGCGACTTCGCCTGCGACCTGTTCGGCGAGATCAATCGCGAACTGATCAGGACCGATCCGCACATCGTGTTGGGCATCGGTTCGGTGGTCGATAGCGGCACGGCGGCCCTCTATCTGAACCGGGGCGCGCGTTTCGTGGTCAGCCCGTGCCTGGTCCCCGACGTGGCCAAGGTCTGCAACCGGCGCATGGTCGCCTATTTCCCCGGCTGCGGTTCGGTGACGGACATCGGCGAGGCCCACGAACTGGGCTGCGATATCGTCAAACTGTTCCCCGGATCGTCGGTCGGCGGACCGGACTTCGTCAAGGCGGTCAAGGGGCCGATGCCCTGGGTCAAGATCATGCCGACCGGCGGCGTCGATCCCGACGAAGGCTCCATCGCCAAATGGTTCGGCGCCGGCATCGTGGCGGCGGGCATGGGCTCGAAACTGGTGACGGACGCAGCGGTCAAGGCCGGCGACTGGACCGCTATCGAGACCTCGGTGCGCGCCGCCGTGGACGCCGTCGCGGCCTTCCGCGCGAAGGCCGCCTAA
- a CDS encoding GNAT family N-acetyltransferase, which yields MTLLDRERLVTRTGLRLEVRAARGEDERALAAFFAKVTPEDMRFRFLSTLGTPGHDQLLALIEKPSADGESLIAWGEDGAIAATAVLAGDAAGERAEAAILLRGDLKGQGIGWTLLERLVAEARSRGYAVVESLEDRANHAALQVENDMGFDVAPVEDDPTLVWVSKRLR from the coding sequence ATGACCCTGCTTGATCGCGAACGGCTCGTCACCCGCACAGGTTTGCGCCTGGAGGTCCGCGCGGCGCGCGGCGAGGACGAGCGCGCCCTGGCCGCCTTCTTCGCCAAGGTGACGCCTGAGGATATGCGGTTCCGTTTCCTCTCCACCCTGGGAACGCCGGGTCACGACCAGCTTCTGGCCCTGATCGAAAAGCCGTCGGCGGATGGCGAGAGCCTGATCGCCTGGGGCGAGGACGGGGCCATTGCCGCGACCGCCGTCCTGGCCGGCGATGCGGCGGGTGAACGGGCCGAGGCCGCCATCCTGCTGCGCGGTGACCTGAAGGGGCAGGGGATCGGCTGGACCCTGTTGGAACGGCTGGTGGCCGAGGCGCGTTCGCGCGGCTATGCGGTGGTGGAATCGCTGGAGGACCGCGCCAACCACGCCGCTCTGCAGGTCGAAAACGACATGGGATTCGACGTCGCTCCGGTCGAGGACGATCCCACCCTGGTCTGGGTCAGCAAGCGGCTGCGCTGA
- a CDS encoding Lrp/AsnC ligand binding domain-containing protein, which translates to MMTAIFVFIKCELGYANDVAADIVDNVENVSEVYSTSGQHDLLAKFNLPREADIGTFVTKQVQTRPHVRDTFTVITFSPFLPSRG; encoded by the coding sequence ATGATGACCGCCATCTTTGTCTTCATCAAATGCGAGCTGGGCTACGCCAACGACGTGGCGGCCGACATCGTGGACAATGTGGAGAACGTGTCAGAGGTCTATTCCACCTCGGGCCAGCATGATCTGTTGGCCAAGTTCAACCTGCCGCGAGAGGCCGACATCGGAACCTTCGTGACCAAACAGGTTCAGACGCGCCCGCACGTGCGCGACACCTTCACCGTCATCACCTTCTCGCCCTTCCTGCCGTCCAGAGGCTGA
- the hmgA gene encoding homogentisate 1,2-dioxygenase, with translation MTRSNAPAYMTGFGNHFATEAAPGALPEGQNSPQKTPMGLYAEQLSGTAFTAPRAENRRSWLYRLRPSAQHGPYVAFDQGRVRSGPFDETPPNPNRMRWDPLPIPETPTDWVEGLTTYGGNGEPDAGAGAGVHLYVANRSMTGRVFYDADGELLIVPQEGAHRFVTEMGVIEAQPGHVVLIPRGVRFRVEVEGPARGYVCENYGSPFRLPDLGPIGANGLANPRDFDTPVAAYEDVDRPTQCVQKYGGRLWATTFDHSPLDVVAWHGNLAPCRYDTARFNTINTVSYDHPDPSIFTVLTSPSETPGTANIDFVIFPPRWMVAEHTFRPPWFHRNVMSEFMGLVTGAYDAKAGGFAPGGASLHNRMSGHGPDQASYEGAIKAELKPHKIENTLAFMFETRAPIRVTKWASESPQMQLDYDDVWSGFAKGQVS, from the coding sequence ATGACGCGATCCAACGCGCCCGCCTATATGACCGGCTTCGGCAATCATTTCGCGACCGAGGCCGCGCCCGGCGCCCTGCCGGAAGGCCAGAATTCGCCGCAGAAGACGCCGATGGGCCTGTACGCCGAACAGCTGTCCGGCACGGCCTTCACCGCCCCGCGCGCCGAGAACCGCCGAAGCTGGCTTTATCGCCTGCGGCCCTCGGCCCAGCATGGCCCCTATGTCGCCTTTGACCAGGGACGCGTTCGCTCAGGCCCGTTCGACGAGACGCCGCCCAATCCCAACCGGATGCGCTGGGACCCGCTGCCGATCCCCGAAACCCCGACCGACTGGGTCGAGGGGCTGACGACCTATGGCGGAAATGGAGAGCCGGACGCCGGGGCGGGCGCGGGCGTCCATCTGTATGTCGCCAACCGCTCGATGACAGGCCGCGTCTTCTATGACGCCGACGGCGAACTGCTGATCGTGCCGCAGGAGGGCGCGCACCGTTTCGTCACCGAGATGGGGGTGATCGAGGCCCAGCCCGGCCATGTCGTCCTGATCCCGCGCGGCGTGCGGTTCCGCGTGGAGGTCGAGGGGCCGGCGCGGGGCTATGTCTGCGAGAACTATGGCAGTCCGTTCCGCCTGCCGGACCTGGGCCCCATCGGCGCGAACGGCCTGGCCAATCCGCGCGATTTCGACACGCCCGTCGCGGCCTATGAGGACGTGGATCGTCCGACCCAGTGCGTCCAGAAATACGGCGGTCGTCTGTGGGCCACGACGTTCGATCACAGCCCGCTGGACGTCGTGGCCTGGCACGGCAATCTGGCGCCCTGCCGCTATGACACGGCGCGGTTCAACACGATCAACACCGTCAGCTACGATCACCCGGACCCGTCGATCTTCACCGTCCTGACCAGCCCTTCGGAGACGCCGGGCACGGCCAACATCGACTTCGTCATCTTCCCGCCCCGCTGGATGGTGGCCGAACACACCTTCCGTCCGCCGTGGTTCCACCGGAACGTGATGAGCGAGTTCATGGGGCTGGTGACCGGCGCCTATGACGCCAAGGCGGGCGGTTTTGCGCCGGGCGGAGCGTCGCTGCACAACCGGATGAGCGGACACGGCCCGGATCAGGCCAGCTACGAGGGCGCGATCAAGGCCGAGTTGAAGCCCCACAAGATCGAGAACACCCTGGCCTTCATGTTCGAGACCCGCGCGCCGATCCGCGTCACGAAATGGGCGTCGGAATCACCCCAGATGCAGCTGGACTACGACGACGTCTGGTCGGGGTTCGCCAAGGGACAGGTTTCATGA
- the glk gene encoding glucokinase, which translates to MNDKTLLVGDVGGTNARFALARMVDGQPVLDHHDSFPAETYPTFLEGVAAFIDGCEVKPTGGVIAVAGPVTDGAIDLTNSPWQVSESELQTLGLKPVKLINDFEALAWGAPVVPADQLESLGGPVDGDPHSTVAVLGPGTGFGVAALVRDAHSKEMAMPSEGGHACFPPGDPVEDEILRILRRRYDRVSIERLICGPGLLNMHRALAEIDGRETHVDDPAEITKTALADPNSPCGATLARFCAILGAVAGDIALTTGARGGVYIAGGIVPRILPFIKASPFRQRFERKGRFKDYMSEIPTKVIMHKHAALLGAARVAFAESGQ; encoded by the coding sequence ATGAATGACAAGACCCTTCTCGTCGGCGACGTCGGCGGCACCAACGCCCGCTTCGCCCTGGCCCGCATGGTGGACGGCCAGCCCGTGCTGGACCATCACGATAGCTTCCCGGCCGAGACCTATCCGACCTTCCTGGAGGGCGTCGCCGCCTTCATCGACGGCTGCGAGGTCAAGCCGACCGGCGGCGTGATCGCCGTCGCCGGTCCCGTCACCGACGGCGCCATCGACCTGACCAACTCGCCTTGGCAGGTGTCCGAGAGCGAACTGCAGACGCTGGGCCTGAAGCCGGTCAAGCTGATAAACGATTTCGAGGCCCTCGCCTGGGGCGCGCCCGTGGTCCCGGCGGACCAGTTGGAAAGCCTGGGCGGGCCGGTCGATGGCGATCCGCATTCGACCGTGGCGGTGCTGGGCCCGGGCACCGGCTTCGGCGTCGCGGCCCTGGTGCGCGACGCCCACAGCAAGGAAATGGCCATGCCGTCCGAGGGCGGCCACGCCTGTTTCCCGCCCGGCGATCCGGTCGAGGACGAGATTCTGCGTATCCTGCGCCGCCGCTATGATCGCGTCTCCATCGAACGGCTGATCTGCGGGCCGGGCCTTTTGAACATGCACCGCGCTCTGGCAGAGATCGACGGGCGTGAGACACATGTGGATGATCCGGCCGAGATCACCAAGACGGCTCTTGCCGATCCGAACAGCCCCTGCGGCGCGACCCTGGCCCGCTTCTGCGCCATTCTGGGCGCGGTCGCAGGCGACATCGCCCTGACCACCGGGGCGCGCGGCGGCGTCTATATCGCCGGCGGCATCGTTCCGCGCATCCTGCCCTTCATCAAGGCCAGCCCCTTCCGCCAGCGGTTCGAGCGCAAGGGCCGGTTCAAGGACTATATGTCCGAGATTCCGACCAAGGTGATCATGCACAAACACGCGGCCCTGCTGGGCGCCGCCCGCGTCGCCTTCGCCGAGTCCGGACAATAA
- the edd gene encoding phosphogluconate dehydratase produces MALHPTVAAVTARIVEKSRETRADYIRRMDAARDSGTGRAKLSCANWAHAFAGQTVADKLTAMDGSKPNLGIVTAYNDMLSAHQPFERFPDVVRAAVREVGATAQVAGGTPAMCDGVTQGRPGMELSLFSRDVIAMSTGVALTHDAFDAGLMLGVCDKIVPGLFMGALAFGHLPVVFAPAGPMPSGIPNAEKARVRAEYAQNKVDRQTLLESEIGSYHSPGTCTFYGTANSNQMMMELGGLHMPSTAFVHPDTGLRDALTAAAAKRAVELARSGECRMADVIDEKSIVNMIVALLATGGSTNHAIHLVAMARAAGVLIDWTDMDELSSVTPLLARVYPNGSADVNAFQAAGGVAFIARELAMAGNIHTDVTTIMGPPEKGGGIEAYFQEPSMVDGELVWRDGVSESLDRDILRPASDPFDHEGGLRLVKGDLGRAVIKISAVKPENRIVEAPAAVFETQEDALQAFKDGKLFRDVVVVLRFQGPKANGMPELHSLSPALSVIQDKGFKVAFVTDGRMSGASGKTPAAIHVSPEALAGGPLAHVKDGDIIRLDAEAGVLTTVGIADLTARPAAARTPAIAQGSSWGYGRELFGAFRHVVTTAEHGATVCFALPSASNGHDDTPPNPNFVDRTVDA; encoded by the coding sequence ATGGCGCTTCACCCCACCGTGGCGGCCGTCACCGCCCGCATCGTCGAAAAAAGCCGCGAGACCCGCGCCGACTATATCCGTCGCATGGACGCCGCCCGCGACAGCGGGACGGGCCGAGCCAAACTGTCCTGCGCCAACTGGGCCCACGCCTTCGCGGGCCAGACCGTCGCGGACAAGCTCACCGCGATGGACGGGTCCAAGCCGAACCTGGGCATCGTCACCGCCTATAACGACATGCTGTCGGCCCACCAGCCGTTCGAGCGTTTCCCCGACGTGGTGCGCGCGGCCGTGCGCGAGGTCGGCGCCACGGCGCAGGTGGCGGGCGGAACCCCCGCCATGTGCGACGGCGTGACCCAGGGTCGTCCGGGCATGGAGTTGTCGCTGTTCAGCCGCGACGTCATCGCCATGTCGACCGGCGTGGCCCTGACCCACGACGCCTTCGACGCCGGCCTGATGCTGGGCGTCTGCGACAAGATCGTGCCCGGCCTGTTCATGGGCGCCCTGGCGTTCGGACACCTGCCCGTCGTCTTCGCCCCCGCCGGCCCCATGCCGTCGGGCATCCCCAATGCGGAAAAGGCTCGCGTCCGCGCCGAATACGCCCAGAACAAGGTCGATCGTCAGACCCTGCTGGAAAGCGAGATCGGCAGCTATCACTCGCCCGGCACCTGCACCTTCTACGGCACGGCCAACTCCAACCAGATGATGATGGAGCTGGGCGGGTTGCACATGCCCTCCACCGCCTTCGTCCACCCCGACACCGGCCTGCGCGACGCCCTGACGGCGGCGGCGGCGAAACGGGCGGTCGAACTGGCCCGCAGCGGCGAATGCCGCATGGCCGACGTCATCGACGAGAAATCCATCGTCAATATGATCGTGGCCCTGCTGGCCACCGGCGGATCGACCAACCACGCCATCCACCTGGTCGCCATGGCGCGGGCGGCGGGGGTGCTGATCGACTGGACCGACATGGACGAGCTGTCCTCGGTCACGCCGCTCTTGGCGCGGGTCTATCCCAACGGTTCGGCCGATGTGAACGCCTTCCAGGCCGCCGGCGGCGTCGCCTTCATCGCGCGTGAGCTAGCGATGGCGGGCAATATCCACACCGACGTCACCACCATCATGGGCCCTCCTGAAAAAGGCGGGGGGATCGAAGCCTATTTCCAGGAACCGTCGATGGTGGACGGGGAACTGGTCTGGCGCGACGGCGTCAGCGAAAGCCTGGACCGCGATATCCTGCGCCCCGCCTCCGACCCGTTCGACCATGAAGGCGGCCTGCGTCTGGTCAAGGGCGACCTGGGCCGGGCGGTCATCAAGATCTCGGCCGTGAAGCCCGAGAACCGCATCGTCGAAGCGCCCGCCGCCGTCTTCGAAACCCAGGAAGACGCGCTGCAAGCCTTCAAGGACGGCAAGCTGTTCCGCGACGTGGTCGTGGTCCTGCGCTTCCAGGGGCCGAAGGCCAACGGCATGCCCGAACTGCACAGCCTGTCGCCCGCCCTGTCGGTCATTCAGGACAAGGGGTTCAAGGTCGCCTTCGTCACCGACGGCCGCATGTCGGGCGCCAGCGGCAAGACGCCCGCCGCCATCCACGTCTCGCCCGAAGCCCTAGCGGGCGGTCCCTTGGCCCATGTGAAGGACGGCGACATCATCCGTCTGGACGCCGAGGCCGGGGTGCTGACCACCGTCGGGATCGCCGACCTGACCGCCCGACCGGCCGCCGCACGCACGCCCGCCATCGCCCAGGGCTCGTCCTGGGGCTATGGCCGTGAACTGTTCGGCGCCTTCCGCCACGTGGTCACGACGGCCGAGCATGGGGCCACCGTCTGTTTCGCCCTGCCCAGCGCAAGCAACGGCCACGACGACACGCCGCCCAACCCCAACTTCGTCGACCGGACCGTGGACGCCTGA
- the pgl gene encoding 6-phosphogluconolactonase, with translation MSETPAIETFAGVDAWAEAIASRLSETLATALRDKGAALFAGPGGSTPARVYRRLATTDLDWSKVAVTLVDERYVPETSPESNARLIRDVLLQDKAASARFIPLYTPEVTVDRAAMVAAHALAAAGGRFDAVLLGMGEDGHICSMFPESPTLKTLLTPTLKPTVLGVPHGRDGMAPTIERLSINLPYLMSAGRVILGLKGAAKRRVFEDQAQGDPKIQPIAALIAAGVPLEVLWTEEG, from the coding sequence ATGTCTGAGACACCCGCCATCGAAACCTTCGCCGGCGTCGACGCCTGGGCCGAGGCCATCGCCTCGCGTCTGAGCGAGACCCTGGCGACCGCCTTGCGCGACAAGGGCGCGGCCCTGTTCGCGGGGCCGGGTGGTTCGACCCCCGCCCGCGTCTATCGCCGGCTGGCGACGACCGACCTGGACTGGTCCAAGGTCGCTGTTACCCTGGTGGACGAGCGCTACGTCCCCGAAACCTCGCCGGAGTCCAATGCCCGTCTGATCCGCGACGTGCTGTTGCAGGACAAGGCGGCCTCCGCACGGTTCATCCCCCTCTATACGCCCGAGGTGACGGTGGACCGGGCCGCCATGGTCGCGGCCCATGCGCTGGCCGCGGCGGGCGGGCGGTTTGACGCGGTCCTGCTCGGCATGGGCGAGGACGGCCATATCTGCTCCATGTTCCCTGAAAGCCCGACGCTGAAGACCCTGCTGACGCCGACGCTGAAACCGACGGTTCTAGGCGTGCCCCACGGGCGCGACGGCATGGCGCCGACCATCGAACGCCTGTCGATCAACCTGCCCTATCTGATGTCGGCCGGTCGGGTGATCCTGGGTCTGAAGGGCGCCGCCAAGCGCCGGGTGTTCGAAGACCAGGCCCAGGGCGATCCCAAGATCCAGCCCATCGCCGCCCTGATCGCCGCTGGCGTTCCCCTCGAAGTTCTGTGGACGGAGGAAGGCTAA